From the Teredinibacter turnerae T7901 genome, one window contains:
- the fliS gene encoding flagellar export chaperone FliS, producing the protein MAVAPTNAALVMEENVNELTAHQVISLLLNGALERVSQAKACIRDGNEQDKVLLVQKILGIINGLRESLNMEAGGEIAVNLDSLYSYMTERLQTCQEKEEMLALTEVGKLIENVRQGWDGISVANAE; encoded by the coding sequence ATGGCAGTGGCCCCAACAAATGCTGCGCTTGTGATGGAAGAAAACGTCAACGAGTTGACAGCACATCAGGTGATTTCACTGTTGCTTAACGGTGCCCTGGAACGCGTTTCTCAAGCTAAAGCCTGTATCCGTGACGGCAATGAGCAGGATAAGGTGCTTTTGGTACAAAAGATTCTCGGCATTATTAACGGATTGCGCGAGAGCCTGAACATGGAGGCAGGGGGTGAAATCGCTGTGAATTTAGATTCGCTCTACAGCTATATGACCGAGCGCCTGCAAACCTGTCAGGAAAAAGAAGAAATGCTGGCATTAACTGAGGTAGGCAAGCTCATCGAAAATGTACGCCAGGGCTGGGATGGGATATCAGTCGCGAACGCAGAGTAA
- a CDS encoding sensor histidine kinase, whose protein sequence is MSGEALLKRQDGDELLDSFADKQDSLAAAFQFFNETSAQLTRSYHMLESKVAELTGELDRVSAEKVQEQTSREQLATQMQTLLEVLPAGVIVLDNRGYIVECNPAARILLEVALEGRLWREVIAECFAPKNDDGLEVSTRAGRRLSVATSSLDAHRSPAQTGLGGQIILLTDLTETRELQQRVSRSERLSAMGKMVSALAHQVRTPLSAAMLYAEHLTQGELDHTKRAEFSHKLYGRLQHMERQVRDMLLFVKSELPLNDIVGAGDLLAGLQAAAEVPLATSKSRCEWRLKTPVAIKCHREALISALMNLVTNAIQAQGEGANLEVIFDCGRAVSGEDISTLTIEISDDGPGMSTALLAQAKDLFVTTKAQGTGLGLAVVQSVARAHGGQFELFSEPGEGVTALLQIPVYEQKYA, encoded by the coding sequence ATGTCAGGTGAAGCCCTTCTTAAACGCCAAGACGGCGATGAACTGCTGGACTCTTTTGCCGATAAGCAAGACAGTCTCGCGGCAGCATTTCAATTTTTTAACGAGACGTCGGCGCAGTTGACCCGCTCCTACCACATGCTCGAGAGCAAGGTGGCGGAGCTTACCGGCGAGCTGGACCGGGTTTCGGCTGAAAAAGTACAGGAGCAAACTTCGCGCGAACAACTCGCCACCCAGATGCAAACTCTGCTGGAAGTACTGCCTGCGGGGGTAATTGTGCTGGACAACCGGGGTTATATCGTCGAATGCAACCCCGCCGCGCGCATCTTGCTGGAGGTCGCGCTGGAAGGCCGCTTGTGGCGCGAAGTGATCGCTGAATGCTTTGCCCCCAAGAATGACGATGGTCTGGAAGTGTCCACACGCGCCGGTCGCCGTCTGAGCGTTGCGACCAGCTCACTGGATGCGCATCGCTCGCCCGCGCAAACGGGCCTGGGTGGACAGATCATCCTGCTAACGGATCTTACCGAAACCCGTGAGCTGCAACAGCGGGTAAGCCGTTCAGAGCGTCTGTCGGCTATGGGCAAAATGGTGTCGGCGCTGGCTCACCAGGTGCGCACGCCCCTGTCTGCCGCGATGCTGTATGCAGAGCACCTGACACAGGGCGAACTCGATCATACCAAGCGCGCCGAATTTTCCCACAAACTCTACGGTCGCCTACAGCACATGGAGCGCCAGGTGCGCGACATGCTGTTATTCGTAAAAAGCGAGCTGCCGCTCAACGATATTGTTGGCGCTGGCGATCTGCTCGCCGGCTTACAGGCGGCAGCAGAAGTTCCTCTCGCCACCTCCAAAAGTCGCTGCGAATGGCGATTGAAAACGCCGGTCGCTATCAAATGTCACCGCGAGGCGCTGATCAGTGCGCTTATGAACCTGGTTACCAATGCGATTCAGGCCCAGGGAGAGGGGGCTAATCTCGAAGTTATTTTCGACTGTGGTCGGGCGGTGAGTGGCGAGGACATCTCGACACTGACCATCGAAATCAGCGATGACGGCCCTGGTATGTCCACGGCTTTACTGGCGCAGGCGAAAGATCTGTTTGTTACTACCAAAGCGCAAGGCACAGGGCTGGGTCTGGCGGTGGTGCAATCGGTTGCACGGGCCCATGGGGGCCAATTTGAATTATTTTCGGAGCCGGGGGAGGGAGTAACTGCACTCCTGCAAATACCGGTTTACGAACAAAAATATGCCTAA
- the fliS gene encoding flagellar export chaperone FliS, giving the protein MNAQFAVDSYAQVHRNANVEVASPHKLIDMLYEGALERIAQAKGAIQYQNIELRGKKINSAIAIVGGLRSNLNHDEGGDISANLEALYVYIQSILVKAHREANTELLDEAASLLANMRDAWQQIG; this is encoded by the coding sequence GTGAACGCTCAATTCGCCGTAGATTCATACGCTCAAGTACACCGCAACGCCAACGTTGAGGTCGCATCACCTCATAAACTGATTGATATGTTGTACGAAGGGGCGCTCGAACGTATTGCCCAAGCCAAGGGCGCTATTCAATATCAGAATATCGAGCTGCGTGGTAAGAAAATAAATTCTGCTATTGCGATTGTGGGTGGTTTGCGTTCAAACCTGAACCACGATGAGGGCGGCGATATTTCCGCGAATCTGGAAGCGCTTTACGTGTATATTCAAAGTATTCTGGTTAAGGCGCACCGCGAGGCAAATACCGAGTTACTTGATGAAGCGGCTTCGTTGTTGGCCAATATGCGCGATGCCTGGCAACAAATAGGCTAA
- the fliD gene encoding flagellar filament capping protein FliD — translation MIDNNIIQSLGAGSGIDTKNLTKQLTEIERAAPQNRIDSKRDKAESQISDFGLLSSALATLQDAAKVLTDPDGMFSKTASYTESTALVPTGLDTTVQPGSYNFTVEDIAASQSLTSLSFSDPTDAVGEGVLTFRFGNVAVDGAGAMLGTNGFTPDLDTEEVQITIDSENNSLEGLRDAINDADFGVQATIVNDGLNGYVLQITAESGVNNQLEISAAESGGTPTDNDNTGLSRFTFNETASQLTQLQAGADAHLTLNGLNIYRESNTIDDIVEGLSMDVLQAAPGDKVTITVSDDKAFAEQNIRAFVEAYNLFLDAVKPAMGITDQENDEGESVKVTGSLANDALAKSMMSQIRTTIASAVPGIGDASFSSLGAIGIRTELDGTMSIDEETFGKTMDKNFEDVQKLFAPANNTTDSQIFINSSNARTASGDYDVVVTTQPSKGSLAGGAIAAGFPNFDTSGKTHEFTVDVNGVSSGTLTLAPDVYASQDEMALALQSLINSDSTLAAANASVTVSYDADNNRFEFTSTKYGASSNVSITTASADLTTDLGLSVATGTAGTTVAGTVNGVAAFGSGNVLLPSLGQPGEGLGLIIGENATSATVSFSRGFAGELEDLIDGFLGSKGLIATRETNLEASLEDLDDDQEALDRRMTAYEERLMNQFIAMERILNGLNTSGGFIENLIDTLPFTAKNN, via the coding sequence ATGATCGACAATAATATTATCCAATCGTTGGGTGCCGGTTCTGGTATCGACACTAAAAATCTCACCAAACAATTAACGGAAATCGAGCGCGCTGCGCCGCAAAACCGTATCGACTCCAAGCGCGATAAAGCGGAGTCGCAAATTTCTGATTTTGGTTTACTGAGCAGCGCGCTGGCGACCCTTCAGGATGCCGCAAAAGTACTGACCGACCCAGACGGTATGTTCAGTAAAACCGCCTCTTATACCGAAAGTACCGCACTGGTGCCAACGGGGTTGGACACCACCGTGCAACCTGGCAGCTATAACTTCACCGTGGAAGATATTGCTGCGTCCCAGTCGTTAACGTCGCTCTCTTTCAGTGACCCAACCGATGCTGTAGGCGAAGGGGTTTTGACCTTCCGCTTTGGTAATGTGGCCGTGGACGGCGCTGGCGCGATGCTGGGCACTAACGGCTTTACGCCGGACCTGGATACCGAAGAAGTTCAGATTACCATCGACAGTGAAAATAATTCGTTGGAAGGGCTTCGCGACGCCATAAATGATGCGGATTTTGGTGTACAGGCGACGATCGTCAACGATGGTCTCAACGGCTATGTTTTGCAGATTACGGCGGAGTCCGGGGTAAATAACCAACTGGAAATTTCGGCGGCAGAATCCGGCGGTACTCCAACCGACAATGACAATACCGGCTTGTCTCGCTTTACATTTAACGAAACTGCCTCACAGCTTACCCAGTTGCAGGCGGGCGCCGATGCGCATCTCACCTTGAACGGATTGAATATTTATCGGGAGTCCAACACCATCGACGATATTGTCGAGGGCTTGAGTATGGATGTGCTGCAAGCGGCGCCGGGCGACAAAGTAACGATTACCGTTTCCGACGATAAGGCTTTTGCCGAACAAAATATTCGCGCGTTCGTAGAGGCCTATAATCTGTTTCTGGATGCTGTTAAACCGGCGATGGGTATCACCGATCAGGAGAATGACGAAGGCGAGAGCGTTAAAGTTACAGGGTCATTGGCCAACGACGCACTTGCCAAATCCATGATGTCGCAAATTCGAACGACTATTGCGAGTGCGGTGCCAGGCATTGGGGACGCCAGTTTTTCGTCTCTGGGCGCTATCGGTATTCGCACGGAGCTTGACGGTACCATGAGTATTGACGAAGAAACTTTCGGCAAAACGATGGACAAAAATTTCGAAGACGTGCAAAAGTTGTTTGCGCCTGCGAACAATACCACGGACAGCCAGATTTTTATCAACAGCAGCAATGCCCGCACGGCCAGTGGCGACTACGATGTTGTTGTTACCACTCAACCAAGTAAAGGTAGTTTGGCCGGGGGCGCAATTGCTGCGGGCTTTCCTAATTTCGACACCTCCGGTAAAACCCACGAATTTACGGTAGACGTGAATGGCGTTTCTTCCGGCACGCTCACCCTGGCACCGGATGTTTACGCGAGCCAGGACGAAATGGCACTTGCCCTGCAATCGCTGATTAACTCCGATAGTACCCTCGCTGCCGCGAATGCCAGCGTGACTGTCAGCTACGACGCGGACAATAACCGATTCGAATTCACCTCCACAAAATATGGTGCATCCTCAAACGTTTCTATCACCACAGCGAGCGCCGACCTTACCACTGATCTCGGCCTGTCTGTGGCGACAGGCACCGCCGGTACAACTGTCGCTGGTACCGTGAATGGTGTAGCCGCGTTTGGTTCTGGCAATGTACTGCTGCCATCACTCGGCCAGCCCGGGGAGGGTTTGGGCCTTATTATTGGCGAGAACGCAACTTCCGCTACGGTGAGTTTTTCGCGGGGTTTTGCGGGTGAACTGGAAGATCTGATCGATGGATTTCTCGGCAGTAAAGGTTTGATTGCCACTCGTGAAACCAATCTCGAGGCTTCGCTGGAAGACCTGGATGATGACCAGGAAGCTCTGGATCGCCGAATGACAGCATACGAAGAACGACTGATGAATCAGTTTATCGCCATGGAGCGCATTCTGAACGGGCTGAATACATCCGGTGGATTTATCGAAAACCTGATCGATACCCTACCGTTTACCGCCAAAAATAATTAA
- the fliE gene encoding flagellar hook-basal body complex protein FliE has translation MSNQMDINRLLLEMRALKQQSSAFGGPGAINADRAVQGADQARKLNGPQFGELLEQAVNKVNEVQQASSSMAESYVRGDSSVDVTDVMIASQKAGVAFDAMVQVRNKLVEAYRDVMNMPI, from the coding sequence ATGAGTAATCAAATGGATATTAATCGACTGCTGCTGGAGATGCGTGCGCTTAAACAGCAATCGTCTGCATTCGGTGGCCCTGGTGCTATTAATGCCGATCGAGCCGTACAGGGCGCAGACCAGGCGCGCAAACTTAATGGTCCGCAGTTTGGAGAGCTATTGGAGCAGGCCGTTAATAAAGTGAATGAGGTACAACAGGCCTCGAGTAGCATGGCCGAGTCCTACGTGCGAGGTGATTCCTCCGTCGACGTAACCGATGTAATGATCGCGTCGCAAAAAGCGGGTGTTGCGTTCGATGCAATGGTCCAGGTGCGCAATAAGCTGGTCGAGGCTTATCGCGATGTTATGAACATGCCTATTTAA
- the fliF gene encoding flagellar basal-body MS-ring/collar protein FliF has protein sequence MADAASPSSANPAGDLIEGFNNLNLIRQAGLMVGLAASVAIGFAVVLWSQGEDYKPLYGSLDRLDSAEVGQVLDFNDIPYKIDGSTGALLVPVDKLQKARILLAENGIQGDKTIGFELLDQEQPLGTSQFMEATRYRRSLEGELARTIASINSVRSARVHLAIPKRSVFVRDGREPSASVFLDLYPGRPIKPKQIAGIANLVAASIPELDSTNVTIVDQKGNLMEVAPEDEKLAQASQHLDYTRKVEDDIVLRIRRLLTPIIGDANFKTEVAADLDFTEMEQAAETFNPDLPAIRSEQTSEEQRIGAGGPGGIPGALTNQPPADGAAPEVAVPGGGGDGQTPPQQSQSRATRNYELDRTVSYTKHQKGRLRRLTVAVVVDDKVQRNAETGEATRVPWTEAELERLAILVRDAVGFSAARGDSVNVLNEPFVAQLDFDSGDLPIWKEDWFLSLAKQLAGFLIIVALILGLMRPVLKSLAGAGAKTKAEEEAKELEALQAAGIDSFDSLSDETVTLTGGDALALPSPEETYEQQLNAVKGLVAEDPGRVAQVIKRWINEE, from the coding sequence ATGGCAGATGCGGCCTCTCCCTCAAGCGCTAACCCCGCGGGCGACTTAATTGAAGGGTTTAATAATTTAAATTTAATTCGTCAGGCCGGGTTAATGGTGGGCCTGGCAGCCAGCGTCGCCATTGGTTTTGCGGTGGTGTTGTGGAGCCAGGGCGAAGACTACAAACCACTGTACGGCAGTCTGGATCGCCTGGATTCCGCAGAGGTCGGGCAAGTTCTGGACTTTAATGACATACCCTACAAAATTGATGGCAGTACCGGCGCCCTGCTGGTGCCAGTCGACAAGTTGCAGAAGGCTCGCATTCTATTAGCCGAGAACGGAATCCAAGGCGATAAGACCATTGGTTTTGAACTGCTCGATCAGGAGCAGCCGCTCGGAACTTCCCAGTTTATGGAAGCAACCCGTTATCGGCGCAGTCTGGAAGGCGAGCTTGCGCGTACCATCGCCAGTATTAATTCAGTGCGTTCGGCGCGCGTCCATCTCGCGATCCCCAAGCGGTCGGTGTTTGTTCGCGATGGACGCGAACCCAGCGCGTCGGTGTTTCTCGATCTCTACCCGGGCCGGCCTATTAAGCCCAAACAAATTGCGGGCATAGCCAACCTGGTGGCTGCGAGCATACCCGAATTGGATTCGACGAACGTAACCATCGTCGACCAAAAAGGCAATTTGATGGAGGTCGCTCCAGAAGACGAGAAACTGGCGCAAGCGAGCCAACACCTCGATTACACCCGTAAAGTGGAAGACGATATTGTGTTGCGCATTCGCCGCCTGTTGACTCCGATAATCGGCGACGCCAATTTTAAAACCGAGGTGGCAGCAGATCTGGACTTCACCGAAATGGAACAGGCGGCCGAGACCTTTAACCCGGATTTACCGGCAATTCGCAGCGAACAAACCTCCGAAGAGCAGCGTATCGGCGCTGGTGGCCCCGGCGGCATACCCGGCGCGCTCACCAATCAACCGCCTGCCGACGGTGCAGCGCCAGAAGTGGCTGTACCTGGTGGTGGCGGAGACGGGCAAACGCCGCCCCAGCAGAGCCAGAGTCGCGCTACACGCAATTACGAACTGGATCGCACGGTTAGCTATACCAAGCATCAAAAGGGGCGCCTGCGTCGATTGACCGTGGCTGTGGTGGTGGACGATAAAGTGCAACGCAACGCTGAGACCGGCGAGGCCACTCGCGTTCCCTGGACAGAAGCTGAATTGGAGCGGCTGGCTATACTGGTACGTGATGCCGTCGGGTTTTCTGCCGCGCGAGGCGACAGTGTGAACGTGCTGAATGAACCGTTTGTCGCGCAACTGGATTTTGACAGTGGTGATTTACCCATCTGGAAAGAAGACTGGTTTTTGTCACTGGCAAAACAGCTGGCTGGGTTCTTGATTATCGTCGCGCTGATTCTCGGTTTGATGCGGCCAGTGCTGAAAAGTCTTGCTGGCGCTGGAGCCAAAACGAAGGCGGAAGAAGAAGCAAAAGAGTTGGAAGCGTTGCAGGCTGCAGGTATCGATTCGTTTGATTCGCTGTCTGACGAAACCGTAACGCTCACTGGTGGCGATGCGCTGGCACTGCCCAGCCCGGAAGAAACGTACGAGCAGCAATTAAATGCGGTGAAAGGCTTGGTTGCAGAAGATCCAGGCCGTGTGGCGCAAGTGATTAAACGCTGGATTAATGAAGAGTAG
- a CDS encoding PA3496 family putative envelope integrity protein — MDSSSDLENVILENTLESGIDEDLSTSIPEIDARRKLENKIEELRLLKEVQEFDFDI; from the coding sequence TTGGATAGTTCTTCTGACTTAGAAAATGTGATCTTGGAAAATACGCTGGAATCCGGAATTGACGAGGATTTATCAACCAGCATTCCCGAGATCGACGCCCGTCGTAAGCTGGAAAATAAAATCGAAGAACTTCGGTTGTTAAAAGAAGTTCAAGAATTCGATTTCGATATTTAA
- a CDS encoding phosphoribosylaminoimidazolesuccinocarboxamide synthase has product MSLAERVLSVNNDLPIRTNQPVHSGKVRSVYWLTDEDSQRLIKEKGYKVASDAPLAIMVISDRISAFDCIWHGEGGMNGVPGKGAALNAISNHWFRLFREKGLANSHILDIPHPFVWIVQKARPVMIEAICRQYITGSMWRSYTKGEREFCGIEIPDGLEKDQKLPELLITPSTKGVLKGIPGVPEADDVNITRQNIEDNYAAFNFADKRDIDTYEKLLKEGFDVITDELAKLDQIFVDTKFEFGYVTNAEGQEELIYMDEVGTPDSSRIWDGPNYRDGKVIENSKEVFRQQLLNYFPDPDILLNKDRMDERSALARDNALPEALLMEVSKTYTDIAEKITGEKIVLSENPKAEIIAILREQYGLIDG; this is encoded by the coding sequence ATGAGCCTTGCCGAGCGCGTTTTATCAGTAAATAACGATCTCCCCATCCGCACCAATCAACCTGTACACAGTGGCAAAGTCCGCTCGGTCTACTGGCTGACCGACGAAGACAGCCAGCGCCTGATTAAGGAAAAGGGTTACAAAGTCGCGTCTGACGCCCCTCTGGCGATTATGGTGATTAGTGATCGCATTTCCGCATTTGATTGCATTTGGCATGGCGAAGGCGGTATGAACGGTGTGCCTGGCAAAGGTGCTGCGCTAAATGCGATTTCCAACCACTGGTTTCGTTTGTTCCGCGAGAAGGGCCTGGCGAACAGCCATATTCTGGACATTCCTCATCCATTTGTGTGGATTGTACAGAAAGCACGCCCGGTTATGATCGAAGCGATTTGTCGTCAATACATTACCGGCTCCATGTGGCGGTCATACACCAAAGGTGAGCGCGAATTCTGCGGCATTGAGATTCCAGATGGCCTGGAAAAAGACCAAAAGCTGCCAGAACTGCTGATTACGCCATCAACCAAAGGTGTATTAAAAGGGATTCCCGGTGTGCCAGAAGCGGACGACGTTAATATCACCCGCCAGAACATTGAGGACAACTACGCTGCGTTCAACTTTGCCGACAAACGTGATATCGACACCTACGAAAAGCTGCTCAAAGAAGGCTTTGATGTGATCACCGATGAACTGGCAAAACTGGATCAGATTTTTGTCGACACCAAATTTGAATTTGGCTACGTCACCAATGCCGAAGGTCAGGAAGAATTGATTTACATGGATGAGGTGGGTACCCCGGACTCCTCGCGTATTTGGGATGGCCCGAACTACCGCGACGGCAAAGTGATCGAAAACTCCAAAGAAGTGTTCCGTCAGCAGCTACTGAATTATTTCCCCGATCCGGACATTCTGCTCAATAAAGATCGCATGGACGAACGCAGCGCGCTTGCCCGCGATAACGCCCTGCCGGAGGCGTTGTTGATGGAAGTCTCCAAAACCTACACCGATATCGCCGAGAAAATTACCGGCGAAAAAATCGTGTTGTCGGAGAATCCGAAAGCCGAAATTATTGCCATCCTGAGAGAACAGTACGGACTAATCGACGGCTGA
- a CDS encoding sigma-54-dependent transcriptional regulator: MLNEQTILLLDDDPQTRRDFQVIFEFLGEHVESASFLEVDSWLEQGDSAGMLILGACNNATHLTELQDKIQKAGFLAPIVLLGEPHPLESSSNNYLKSLIIDRLSAPVNYNILTNIIHRAQRYNEARRRDAGDAKRPVHLFRSLVGTSRQIQAVRAMMSQVADKDVTVLIEGESGTGKEVVARNLHYHSTRRDGPFVPVNCGAIPAELLESELFGHEKGAFTGAINARAGRFELAEGGTLFLDEIGDMPLHMQVKILRVLQERTFERVGGNRTFNTNVRIIAATHRNLEQMIEEGKFREDLYYRLNVFPIEMPSLRERAEDIPLLIQELISRLESEKRGSVRFNSAAVMSLCNHPWQGNVRELANLVERMAIMKPFGIVGLQDLPQKYRHGEVPEVESFEQPAEETRKPTVVAEGDIALLPESGIDLKEYIAGLEQSLIQQALDNTGGVVARAAEQLAIRRTTLVEKMRKYGLQRS; the protein is encoded by the coding sequence ATGTTAAACGAACAAACGATTTTGTTGCTGGACGACGACCCGCAAACCCGCCGCGATTTTCAGGTGATTTTTGAGTTTTTGGGAGAGCATGTCGAATCCGCTTCTTTCCTCGAAGTAGACTCCTGGCTAGAACAAGGCGATTCCGCAGGCATGCTGATTCTCGGCGCCTGCAACAATGCAACGCATCTGACCGAGCTGCAGGACAAAATTCAAAAAGCGGGCTTTCTCGCACCTATCGTGTTGCTCGGGGAGCCCCACCCGCTGGAAAGCAGCAGCAATAATTACCTGAAAAGCCTGATAATCGATCGTCTATCGGCACCGGTTAATTACAACATTCTGACCAACATTATTCATCGCGCGCAGCGATACAACGAAGCGCGGCGCCGCGATGCCGGCGATGCGAAGCGTCCGGTGCATTTATTCCGCAGTCTGGTCGGTACCAGCCGCCAGATTCAGGCGGTGCGGGCAATGATGAGTCAGGTGGCCGATAAAGATGTGACGGTGCTGATTGAGGGTGAGTCGGGTACCGGTAAAGAAGTGGTCGCACGCAACCTGCATTACCACTCCACGCGTCGGGACGGGCCTTTCGTGCCGGTAAACTGCGGCGCGATCCCGGCCGAACTGCTCGAAAGCGAACTCTTTGGTCATGAAAAAGGCGCGTTTACCGGGGCGATTAATGCGCGAGCAGGGCGTTTTGAGCTGGCCGAAGGCGGGACCCTGTTTCTCGACGAAATTGGCGATATGCCACTGCACATGCAGGTAAAAATTCTGCGGGTTCTGCAGGAACGGACTTTCGAGCGGGTGGGCGGAAACCGCACGTTTAATACGAACGTACGCATTATCGCGGCCACACACCGCAACCTTGAGCAGATGATCGAAGAGGGGAAATTTCGTGAGGATCTCTACTATCGGCTCAATGTTTTCCCCATTGAAATGCCATCCTTGCGGGAGCGCGCAGAAGATATTCCGCTGCTGATCCAGGAGCTGATCTCCCGTCTCGAAAGCGAAAAGCGCGGCTCGGTCCGGTTTAACAGTGCAGCAGTTATGTCGCTGTGTAATCACCCCTGGCAGGGCAATGTTCGCGAACTCGCCAATCTGGTCGAGCGCATGGCGATTATGAAGCCATTCGGTATTGTGGGGTTGCAGGATCTGCCGCAGAAATACCGTCATGGTGAAGTGCCTGAAGTGGAATCCTTCGAGCAGCCCGCCGAAGAAACACGCAAGCCGACGGTCGTGGCCGAAGGCGATATTGCGCTGCTGCCGGAGTCGGGCATCGATCTGAAAGAGTACATCGCCGGGCTGGAGCAGAGCCTGATCCAACAGGCACTCGACAACACCGGTGGCGTGGTAGCACGGGCGGCTGAACAGCTCGCTATACGCCGCACGACGCTGGTCGAAAAAATGCGCAAATACGGGCTTCAGAGAAGCTGA
- a CDS encoding sigma-54-dependent transcriptional regulator — MSSKRAKILVVEDDFDLREAVVDTLQLEKFSVAQAENAEAAVEMLKADAAFDLIISDVNMGKMSGHDLLLHVKQHFPHIPVLLVTAYASISDSVEAIRNGAVDYLVKPFEGKLLLKTVNKLVEPLAKSDCEPVAQAPSSRHLLELACRVAQADSTVLLIGESGTGKEVLARYIHEKSPRANRPFVAINCAAIPENMLEAMLFGHEKGAYTGAYQAAPGKFEQANGGTLLLDEISEMDLGLQAKLLRVLQEKEVERLGGRKNIPLDVRVIATSNREMRQQVAAGKFREDLYFRLSVLPLQWAPLRDRKEDILPLAEKLLSRHAGKQHRGDVILTDEARAALLQYPWPGNVRELDNVMQRALILQPGNNITALDLGLSGGEQYSEKPSLVDVAVSQQAPVAIAGGEQAYSAGPTANQGLAESAAMTLDDGPQLGRDLMKREFEIIVRTLREQRGSKKNTAEKLGISARTLRYKLARLRDEGYDLDAVALF; from the coding sequence ATGAGTTCCAAGCGCGCAAAAATTCTTGTCGTAGAAGACGATTTCGATCTGCGAGAGGCCGTCGTGGATACCCTGCAACTGGAAAAGTTTTCCGTCGCCCAAGCCGAAAACGCGGAAGCCGCTGTGGAAATGCTAAAAGCGGATGCCGCCTTCGACTTGATTATTTCCGACGTCAATATGGGCAAGATGAGTGGCCACGATTTACTGCTACACGTTAAACAGCATTTCCCCCATATTCCAGTGTTGCTGGTTACCGCTTACGCGAGCATCAGTGACTCCGTTGAAGCCATTCGCAACGGTGCTGTGGATTATCTGGTGAAACCTTTCGAAGGCAAGCTGTTGCTGAAAACGGTGAACAAATTGGTTGAGCCTCTCGCCAAATCCGACTGCGAACCAGTGGCGCAGGCCCCGTCCAGTAGGCACTTGCTAGAGCTGGCCTGTCGGGTGGCACAGGCGGATTCCACTGTACTTCTGATCGGCGAATCCGGGACCGGTAAGGAAGTACTAGCGCGCTACATACATGAGAAATCTCCTCGCGCCAATCGTCCGTTTGTGGCGATAAATTGCGCGGCGATTCCGGAAAATATGCTCGAGGCCATGTTATTTGGTCACGAGAAAGGCGCTTACACCGGCGCTTATCAAGCGGCGCCGGGAAAATTTGAGCAGGCCAACGGCGGTACTTTGTTGCTGGACGAAATTTCGGAAATGGACCTGGGCCTGCAAGCAAAACTGCTCCGCGTATTACAGGAAAAAGAAGTTGAGCGTTTGGGTGGCAGAAAAAATATTCCCTTGGATGTGCGGGTAATTGCCACCTCCAACCGCGAGATGCGTCAGCAGGTGGCGGCAGGAAAATTCCGCGAGGACTTGTACTTTCGCCTGAGTGTACTGCCATTGCAATGGGCGCCACTGCGGGATCGCAAAGAAGATATTTTACCGCTGGCCGAGAAACTGCTGAGTCGCCACGCGGGCAAACAGCACCGGGGCGACGTGATACTGACGGACGAAGCGCGGGCAGCGCTGCTGCAGTATCCCTGGCCGGGTAATGTTCGCGAGCTGGATAATGTGATGCAACGTGCGTTGATCTTGCAGCCCGGAAATAACATCACCGCACTGGACTTGGGATTGAGCGGTGGAGAACAATATAGCGAGAAGCCCTCGCTGGTGGATGTGGCTGTATCCCAGCAGGCACCGGTGGCAATAGCTGGCGGCGAGCAAGCGTACAGCGCTGGCCCGACTGCCAACCAGGGGCTTGCAGAAAGTGCTGCAATGACATTGGATGATGGCCCTCAGCTGGGGCGCGACCTTATGAAACGCGAGTTTGAAATTATTGTGCGAACCCTGCGGGAACAACGCGGCAGCAAAAAAAATACCGCCGAGAAACTCGGGATCAGCGCACGCACCTTGCGCTATAAACTCGCCCGTTTGCGCGATGAAGGCTACGATTTAGACGCGGTTGCGTTATTTTAG